DNA from Acidobacteriota bacterium:
AAAATCGGAGAGACAGCTCTTATGTAATTAAAATAGCCTTTTAAATTTACATTAATGACATTGTCCCATTGCTCTTCGCTCATTTTCCATATAACTGAATCCATGTTAATCCCTGCATTGTTAACCAGAATATCAATTCGACCTAATTCTTTTAAAACATCCTCAACCATTTTTTGAGCATCTTCAAAGCTTGAGACATCTGCTCTGTAGGCTATTGCTCGCCTTCCCATTGATTTTATCTCTTCTATCAGGCTTTCTGCTTCTGCAACGCTCTTTCTATAATTAATGGCAAGGTCTGCTCCACTTTTAGCAAGCTCTAAAGATATAGCCCTTCCGAGCCCACGACTTCCTCCTGAAACAATTGCAACCTTTCCCTCTAACTCATTCATATTGCCTCCTTTTTGATTTTTAATTTATTGTATGTATTATAAAAATTATAATTTCATCGCTCCTGGATACTCTTCTTTTTCGAGAAATATAACCTCCTTTTTATATTTTAAATCTACTTCGCCAGGATGATAAATTGCTTTAACCAGATTACTGAAATTTTCAATTACCTTACTTCTAACAATTTTTAACGAAGGTGTGAGCTCAGCTTTCTTTAAATTCAATTCTCTATCGATAAGAGCAAATGCTTTTACCCTGGCAAATTTTGGAGATATTTTTTTGTTTGCATTACTTATTTCATTCTGAAATAGCTCTCTCACTAATTGGTTTTTCAACAATGCCTTTTTTGAGGAAACGCTTATTTTATTTTTTTGAGCCCAATTTTCAAGGTTCTTAAAGTTAGGAAATATCAAAGCTGATACAAAATCCTTTCCTTCGCCCAGAACTACTGCGTTGTCTATATAATCGCTTGAACTTATTATAGCTGTTTCAACAATCTGAGATGATACCTTTTCTGCATTCAGCAATTTGAAGACTCCATCCATCCTTCCTTTAATAACCAATCCTTTCTCTGAAATCTCTCCCAGATCACCAGTATGGAACCAGCCTGAATCTTCGATTACCTGGGAAGTTTTTGCAGGTTCTTTGTAATATCCGAGCATAACATTTGGTCCTCTTACTAGAATTTCTCCCTCATCTGAAATTTTTACTTCTACTCCAGGAATAGCAAATCCAACCGTGTGGGGGTATCGTTCTCCTGATAGAGGAGTAAGAGTAGCACAGGGTGAGGTCTCAGTAAGCCCCCATCCTTCAACGATGGAGATTTTTTTCTTTTTGAA
Protein-coding regions in this window:
- a CDS encoding beta-ketoacyl-ACP reductase, whose translation is MNELEGKVAIVSGGSRGLGRAISLELAKSGADLAINYRKSVAEAESLIEEIKSMGRRAIAYRADVSSFEDAQKMVEDVLKELGRIDILVNNAGINMDSVIWKMSEEQWDNVINVNLKGYFNYIRAVSPIFREQLSGKIINITSINGLRGKFGQSNYSAAKAGIIGLTKTLARELGKYNVNVNAIAPGMIETDMIKDLPQDIKDNAIRETVLGRLGKPEDVAYLVVFLCSDKARHVTGEIIKVDGGQYI